The genomic window TACCTTGGCATGTTTATATTGGATTTTATGTTGGGATAGCATCTGTTGTGTACCCTTTGTATAAGTTTACAGCAATAGATATTATAAAATATAATTTTTTAGCAATGATAGCAGTTGCTTCAATATTGATTCTAACATTAACTGGTTGGGACAGATTTATTCCTCTATTTAGATTGCCTAAAGAACCAGAAGTTAAATTAAAAAAATAATAAATTTCATAGAAGACCTTAATTATATTTAAAATTAAGGTCTTTTTTTTATTGCCAAAATATTTAAAAATTTAACTTCAATTATTTAAGAGGGAGGTTTTCTTTATTTATTAGAAATGTTATAATTGGACCTAGAGATAAATTAGAGGGGGAATAAAGTGAAAATATATTTACTTAATATGTTGTTGATATTTTTTTTGAATTTAAATGTTATAGTGGGAAAAGAAGTAGAGGCAATTGAAAAAGTTGATAGTCCACAGTATAAATCTTATATTTTAGGGGATGAAAATGGGCATGTTTTATTTGGAGAAAATATTGAGAAGAAAAATCCATTAGCATCATTAACAAAAATGATGACACTTTTAGTTACTTTTGATGCGATTAATTCAGGAACCATTTCTAAAACAGATTTAGTTCCTATGGATAAGGAGTCAAATAGCTTAGGAGGAAGTAGAATATGGATAAAAACAGGAACAAAATTAACTGTTGAAGAATTAATAAAAGCAACAGCAATTCATTCGGCTAATAATGCAGCTTATGCTTTAGCTAAATATATAGGTGGGGGAAATGCCGATAATTTTGTAAAAATGATGAATGAAAAATCTAAAGAACTAGGGTTGGACCAAGAAATATCATATTATACTCCTACAGGGTTGCCACCAAGTATGACTGGAAAAAAAATGGATGTAGGAACAGCTGAGGGGATCTATAAACTATCAGAGGAAGCTTTAAAGTATAAAAATTATATAGAAATAGCTTCTCAAAAAAAAGCTGAAATATTAAATGGAAAGATAAAATTTAATAATAGAAATAAGTTATTAGGAAAGGAAGGTATTTATGGAATAAAAACTGGACATCATGATGCAGCTGGTTTCAATATAGCAATAGCTAGTGAAGTAAAGAATCTCAGTATAATTTATGTTGTATTGGGAAGTCCAAATGAGGTTACTAGAGATAAAAAAGTAGAAAATGATATAAGAGAATTCTATACTAAATTTAAATATGAAAGAATTCTAAATAAAGATATTCCAATAGGAGTTTCAAAAATTATTAATGGTGAGGATAGGTTTGTAGAATTGTATCCAGATAAAAATATTGAAAAAATATATAAAAAAGATGGGAAAATAAAATTAATTTTAGAAGTTAATGAAAAGATAAAGGCACCTATAAAAGAAATGGACACATTGGGACATTTTAAATTGTTATTAAATAATAAAATAATAAGTGAAGGGA from Fusobacterium sp. IOR10 includes these protein-coding regions:
- a CDS encoding D-alanyl-D-alanine carboxypeptidase family protein; translated protein: MKIYLLNMLLIFFLNLNVIVGKEVEAIEKVDSPQYKSYILGDENGHVLFGENIEKKNPLASLTKMMTLLVTFDAINSGTISKTDLVPMDKESNSLGGSRIWIKTGTKLTVEELIKATAIHSANNAAYALAKYIGGGNADNFVKMMNEKSKELGLDQEISYYTPTGLPPSMTGKKMDVGTAEGIYKLSEEALKYKNYIEIASQKKAEILNGKIKFNNRNKLLGKEGIYGIKTGHHDAAGFNIAIASEVKNLSIIYVVLGSPNEVTRDKKVENDIREFYTKFKYERILNKDIPIGVSKIINGEDRFVELYPDKNIEKIYKKDGKIKLILEVNEKIKAPIKEMDTLGHFKLLLNNKIISEGKIISKNNIGKRI